GCAACCCTCAAATCTTTAAGCCAGATGATAACAATCCTCAAAACATTCTCGCAATTACAGGCATGGagtgaaaaaatttaataaacttTCGAAACGATACAAGATAAACGCACCTTGGATCAAGCTGATGTGCAGTACACAGCCATTGTCATGAATAATGCCCAAGAGAAATTGCAGTTGCATGTGGCAAGAATACCAACTTCTCTAACATAAAAAGTGGGAAGTTAGTTCCAGTTTGACAGCCACTTCTTATAGAGGTTAAAAGCCAGATTAAGCTGCCCCATTTTGCAGTATCCATTAACAAGGATCTTCAGGGGAATATGATCAATTGGTATTCCAGATTTTTGTATCTTCTCAAAAAGCCTTTCTGCCTTGTTCAAGTCACCTCTCACACAGTAA
The nucleotide sequence above comes from Eucalyptus grandis isolate ANBG69807.140 chromosome 2, ASM1654582v1, whole genome shotgun sequence. Encoded proteins:
- the LOC120290384 gene encoding pentatricopeptide repeat-containing protein At5g24830-like — encoded protein: MVDGGYNLVANYEDHEGAACNLGRMRFALWLHDEMLRRECEPDIVTCTELIRAYCVRGDLNKAERLFEKIQKSGIPIDHIPLKILVNGYCKMGQLNLAFNLYKKWLSNWN